From Lujinxingia vulgaris, a single genomic window includes:
- a CDS encoding histone deacetylase family protein: protein MKIYYNDHVQVPLPPGHRFPMAKYGMLHRALLEEGVASPGQLHPSPALEPAQLIAAHDPAYVEAFLAGTLERSAIRRIGLPWSEAFVERVRTSMGGTLLATLHALESGISGNLAGGTHHAHRDQGGGFCVFNDLAIAALSLIASGDVRRVAIVDLDVHQGDGSATILKDTPDVFTLSVHCEKNYPFHKPASDLDVALPDSCDDATYLGALEQALESVWRHRPELIIYQAGVDPLAEDSLGRMNLTLRGLAERDRMVLSQAYHRNVPVALTLGGGYARPIEPTVEAYLQTYRIARSIFGG from the coding sequence TTGAAGATCTATTATAACGATCATGTGCAGGTTCCGCTGCCTCCCGGGCACCGCTTCCCGATGGCCAAGTACGGAATGCTCCACCGCGCCCTCCTGGAAGAAGGCGTGGCGAGCCCGGGCCAGCTCCATCCGTCGCCGGCCTTAGAACCTGCCCAGCTCATCGCCGCGCATGATCCCGCCTACGTCGAGGCCTTCCTGGCGGGGACGCTGGAACGATCCGCGATACGACGCATTGGTCTGCCCTGGAGCGAGGCTTTTGTTGAGCGGGTTCGTACCTCCATGGGTGGCACCCTGCTCGCCACCCTCCATGCCCTCGAATCCGGCATCAGCGGCAACCTTGCCGGCGGCACTCACCACGCCCATCGCGATCAGGGGGGCGGGTTCTGTGTGTTCAACGATCTTGCCATCGCTGCGCTCTCCCTCATCGCCAGCGGAGACGTCCGACGCGTGGCGATCGTCGACCTGGATGTGCATCAGGGCGATGGCAGCGCGACAATCCTCAAAGACACCCCCGACGTCTTCACCTTGAGCGTGCATTGCGAAAAGAATTACCCCTTTCATAAACCTGCGAGCGACCTCGACGTCGCGCTTCCCGACAGCTGCGACGATGCCACCTACCTTGGCGCGCTGGAACAGGCGCTGGAATCCGTCTGGCGTCACCGTCCCGAGCTCATTATTTACCAGGCCGGCGTCGATCCGCTGGCCGAAGACAGCCTGGGTCGCATGAACCTCACACTACGAGGGCTTGCTGAGCGCGACCGCATGGTGCTCTCCCAGGCCTACCACCGAAACGTCCCTGTCGCGTTGACACTCGGCGGCGGCTACGCTCGTCCCATCGAACCCACCGTCGAGGCCTACCTGCAGACCTACCGTATCGCCCGATCGATCTTTGGCGGCTGA
- a CDS encoding HD domain-containing protein yields MTDTLKHATSTTSLAELAKAHAHTAMASTAGHDMAHLERVHRVAMMLWEQEGGDREVIEVAAWLHDLVNLPKDHPNRRDASTLSAEAALTWVGERMSSEQRDLLFEAIQRHSYSASFVPESLEAKIVCDADRLDALGAVGLMRTLETGGALGRASFHTDDPFCTAREPDDGVFTLDHVFAKLFKLPAMLHTDAARRVARRRIAVMEDFLKALGDEVGHPYSR; encoded by the coding sequence ATGACGGACACCCTCAAGCACGCGACATCCACGACGTCGCTGGCGGAGTTGGCCAAAGCCCACGCGCACACCGCGATGGCCTCGACCGCGGGCCACGATATGGCGCACCTGGAGCGGGTGCACCGCGTCGCGATGATGCTATGGGAGCAAGAGGGAGGGGACCGCGAGGTGATCGAGGTTGCCGCCTGGCTGCATGATCTGGTGAACCTGCCCAAAGACCATCCCAATCGCCGCGATGCCTCAACCCTCTCGGCCGAGGCTGCATTGACGTGGGTCGGAGAGCGGATGAGCTCGGAGCAACGCGACCTGCTCTTTGAGGCGATCCAGCGGCACTCGTATTCGGCGAGTTTTGTGCCGGAATCGCTCGAGGCGAAGATCGTGTGCGATGCTGATCGTCTCGACGCGCTCGGAGCGGTCGGGTTGATGCGCACGCTGGAGACGGGCGGAGCGCTGGGTCGCGCGTCTTTTCACACCGACGATCCCTTTTGTACGGCGCGCGAACCGGATGACGGCGTCTTCACCCTGGACCACGTCTTTGCCAAGCTCTTCAAGCTGCCCGCGATGCTGCACACGGACGCGGCCCGTCGCGTCGCGCGACGTCGGATCGCGGTGATGGAAGACTTCTTAAAGGCTCTGGGCGATGAAGTGGGCCACCCTTACTCGCGTTGA
- a CDS encoding DUF1501 domain-containing protein encodes MNRRDFIKLAGIAGMTVVSPMALTRSVRAEEMNYPGPYYVMVNAIGGWDTTYLCDPKGVNNINQAYGQGDIGSIASSPITYAPVGNNQYFFEKYASELLVLNGVDMATTSHAAGERYAWTGSLENPEYPTFAALAAAAHAPTLPLSYLSYGGHDATGALLPLTRVSNVSHLRGLADPDHKEGHASKPYHAPRAAEMIRQAVDARHSARQNASHLPTEQTARSALFTARMGARELRRVREHLPSELPRDNEMKAQALVALAAFKAGLSVSVNLVLNGFDSHAQNDSEQLPKLQLVLNAVDFLLEEAERMGLRDQIVVVMASDFGRTPTYNPDQGKDHWAIGSVMALGNGIRGNRVIGATDEEQRPFNVNPTSLALEYEGVRLRPEHIHRALRRHAGIADSPIAQRFALKEDDLDIFS; translated from the coding sequence ATGAACCGTCGCGACTTCATCAAACTCGCTGGCATCGCCGGCATGACCGTTGTGTCTCCGATGGCCCTGACGCGTAGCGTTCGCGCTGAAGAGATGAACTACCCGGGCCCCTACTACGTGATGGTCAACGCCATCGGGGGCTGGGATACCACCTACCTCTGCGATCCGAAGGGCGTGAACAACATCAACCAGGCCTACGGTCAGGGAGATATTGGCTCCATCGCCTCCAGCCCCATCACGTACGCGCCGGTGGGCAACAACCAGTACTTCTTTGAGAAGTACGCCAGCGAGTTGCTCGTGCTCAACGGTGTGGATATGGCCACGACCAGCCACGCCGCCGGGGAGCGCTACGCCTGGACCGGGAGCCTGGAGAACCCGGAGTACCCGACCTTCGCTGCGCTCGCTGCCGCGGCGCATGCGCCCACCTTACCCCTCTCGTACTTGAGCTACGGGGGGCATGACGCCACCGGTGCGCTCCTGCCGCTCACACGCGTGAGCAACGTCAGCCACCTGCGTGGGCTGGCAGACCCCGACCATAAGGAGGGACACGCCAGCAAGCCCTACCACGCTCCCCGGGCCGCGGAGATGATCCGCCAGGCCGTGGATGCGCGTCACTCGGCCCGGCAGAACGCCAGCCATCTTCCCACCGAGCAGACCGCGCGAAGCGCCTTATTCACCGCCCGCATGGGCGCCCGAGAGCTGCGTCGGGTGCGCGAGCATCTTCCCAGCGAACTTCCGCGCGATAATGAGATGAAGGCTCAGGCCCTGGTGGCGCTCGCTGCCTTTAAGGCCGGGCTTTCCGTCAGCGTGAACCTGGTGCTCAACGGCTTCGACAGCCACGCGCAGAACGACAGCGAGCAGCTTCCCAAGCTGCAGCTGGTTCTCAACGCGGTGGACTTCCTGCTCGAAGAGGCCGAGCGGATGGGGCTGCGCGATCAGATCGTCGTGGTCATGGCGTCTGACTTCGGGCGCACGCCGACCTACAACCCCGACCAGGGTAAGGACCACTGGGCCATCGGATCGGTCATGGCCCTCGGTAACGGCATTCGTGGCAACCGCGTTATCGGCGCCACCGACGAGGAGCAGCGCCCCTTCAACGTCAACCCGACCTCCCTGGCGCTGGAGTATGAGGGGGTACGGCTGCGTCCGGAGCACATTCACCGCGCGCTGCGCCGTCATGCCGGCATCGCCGACAGCCCCATCGCACAGCGCTTTGCGTTGAAAGAAGACGATCTCGATATCTTCAGCTAA
- a CDS encoding tryptophan-rich sensory protein yields MRSLLLKVLALIIPPLAITLPQLAAAPGRSVGAISDRFFEEVLIIPAGYAFAVWGFIYAGILALAVAQIVPRFARQERYSRARLPLIINMLFNAAWLLVWQSLLFGWALVVIVGQLASALWLYRAFAAQQGHPDPTLREGWSLARVIRWPLGTYCGWLTLATVLNASSVLVIAGWQGWGLSAATWAVIMLLAAAVIGVALRIGLDEPAVALVFVWALIAVVLAEGQPLSVQSVAGGLALLFLGLALPAARGWIAGSDRPERQHTEASASLPVVTEADPA; encoded by the coding sequence ATGCGCTCGCTCCTGCTCAAAGTACTCGCGCTCATCATTCCGCCCCTGGCGATCACCCTGCCTCAGCTTGCGGCCGCCCCCGGTCGCTCGGTGGGAGCCATCTCCGACCGCTTCTTTGAGGAGGTGCTGATCATCCCGGCAGGATACGCCTTCGCTGTCTGGGGGTTTATCTACGCAGGCATCCTCGCGCTGGCGGTCGCTCAGATCGTGCCGCGCTTTGCCCGGCAAGAGCGCTACTCCCGCGCGAGGTTGCCGCTGATCATCAACATGCTTTTCAATGCCGCGTGGTTGCTCGTCTGGCAGAGCCTGCTCTTCGGCTGGGCGCTCGTGGTGATCGTCGGACAACTTGCCAGCGCGTTGTGGCTTTACCGGGCGTTCGCCGCACAGCAGGGGCACCCCGACCCGACGCTGCGCGAGGGCTGGTCGCTGGCGCGTGTGATTCGCTGGCCGCTGGGCACCTACTGCGGCTGGCTGACGCTCGCGACGGTACTCAACGCCTCCAGCGTGCTCGTCATCGCCGGGTGGCAGGGATGGGGCTTGAGCGCGGCGACCTGGGCGGTCATCATGCTCCTGGCCGCCGCCGTGATCGGCGTGGCGCTGCGCATAGGTCTTGATGAGCCCGCGGTCGCGCTGGTCTTTGTCTGGGCGCTTATCGCCGTCGTGCTGGCTGAAGGACAGCCGCTCAGCGTGCAAAGCGTGGCCGGCGGGCTCGCGCTGCTCTTTCTTGGTCTGGCCCTGCCGGCAGCGCGGGGTTGGATCGCAGGTAGCGACCGCCCGGAGCGCCAGCACACCGAGGCCAGCGCCAGCCTTCCCGTCGTCACCGAGGCCGACCCCGCCTGA